A genome region from bacterium includes the following:
- a CDS encoding response regulator, translating into MAIISIFSGVYCHGEAIADAVCRRLGWDRIDDELLDLASGRSGVSADRLASVMYGPPPFFNRLTREREKNLASLRCALAELVQRDDLVCHGYAGLLLPRRIAHVLQVCAIANTDYRIEVARETGGLSRAEAQKAIVEEDARRRRWTRWILDRDPYAGNMYDVVLAMQDTTVDAAVDIVEDSVHKPSVRTTDASRRAAADFLLAARVQQVLAARGYDVEADAADGDVVIGINKPVMRMGSLGRKLEALAAAVPGVRSAQSRPGSRYVPPGLVPTPEVDPPFRTLLVDDEREFVHTLSERLETRNLVSDVVYDGEQALAALVDEPPEVMVLDLKMPGIDGIEVLRRVKRDHPGIEVIILTGHGSERERERAEELGAFAYLQKPVDIDVLAETMRKAYRKVGRAGRGGGKDG; encoded by the coding sequence ATGGCCATCATCTCCATCTTCAGCGGCGTCTACTGCCACGGCGAAGCGATCGCCGACGCCGTCTGCCGTCGTCTGGGCTGGGACCGCATCGACGACGAGCTGCTCGACCTCGCGTCGGGACGTTCGGGCGTTTCGGCGGACAGGCTGGCGAGCGTCATGTACGGCCCCCCTCCCTTCTTCAACCGCCTTACGCGCGAGCGGGAGAAGAACCTCGCGAGCCTGCGGTGCGCGCTGGCCGAACTCGTGCAGCGCGACGACCTGGTGTGCCATGGTTATGCCGGGCTGCTGCTGCCCCGGCGCATCGCCCACGTGCTGCAGGTCTGCGCGATCGCGAACACCGACTACCGGATCGAGGTGGCGCGCGAAACGGGCGGTCTGTCCCGCGCGGAGGCCCAGAAGGCGATCGTCGAGGAGGATGCCCGGCGCCGCCGTTGGACCCGCTGGATCCTGGACCGGGACCCTTACGCCGGGAACATGTACGATGTCGTGCTGGCCATGCAGGACACGACGGTAGACGCGGCGGTCGACATCGTCGAGGACAGCGTGCACAAGCCGAGCGTGAGGACCACCGACGCCTCCCGCCGGGCCGCCGCTGACTTCCTGCTGGCCGCCCGTGTCCAGCAGGTCCTCGCCGCCAGGGGATACGATGTGGAGGCCGATGCCGCGGACGGGGACGTCGTGATCGGCATCAACAAGCCGGTCATGCGCATGGGCAGCCTGGGCCGGAAGCTGGAGGCCCTCGCCGCCGCGGTGCCGGGCGTGCGCAGTGCGCAGAGCCGGCCGGGATCGCGCTACGTCCCGCCCGGCCTGGTGCCGACGCCCGAGGTCGACCCCCCGTTCCGCACCCTCCTGGTGGACGACGAGCGGGAGTTCGTGCACACCCTCTCGGAGCGGTTGGAGACGCGCAACCTCGTCTCGGACGTCGTGTACGACGGTGAACAGGCCCTGGCGGCCCTGGTGGACGAACCGCCCGAGGTGATGGTGCTGGACCTGAAGATGCCGGGGATCGACGGCATAGAGGTCCTGCGCCGGGTCAAGCGCGATCACCCCGGTATCGAGGTCATCATCCTGACCGGCCACGGCAGCGAGCGGGAGAGAGAGCGTGCCGAAGAGCTCGGCGCCTTCGCCTATCTCCAGAAGCCGGTGGACATCGACGTGCTGGCCGAGACCATGCGGAAGGCCTACCGCAAGGTCGGCCGGGCCGGACGGGGCGGCGGAAAGGACGGTTGA